From a region of the Lactuca sativa cultivar Salinas chromosome 4, Lsat_Salinas_v11, whole genome shotgun sequence genome:
- the LOC111878468 gene encoding uncharacterized protein LOC111878468 — protein MDEFDPAHPYNDDNDQDDLFVNMMCQYYTGSLVQPDPAPLLMRRAALNRDREEGHRRLVNDYFAKNCVYQPSDFKRRFRLRKTVFERIANAMEARYEFFQMKYDARDKQGFTGLQKCVAAIKLMAMGESPDSIDDYMRMSEKTARKSLYLLAFRHPIDPRDKYFKRRQEGARKDVERAFGVLKSKWHIVEHAARPYELDTLRYIMYACIVMHNMVVEDKGRNIATYSPTEPRHVQFQPGTSEYLHRVVDIQDQRKHKQLREDLADYIYVGHEDEDE, from the exons atgGATGAATTTGATCCGGCCCATCCGTACAACGATGATAACGACCAAGATGATTTGTTCGTGAATATGATGTGCCAGTATTATACAGGTAGCCTAGTACAGCCAGATCCAGCTCCATTACTCATGCGACGTGCAGCGTTAAATAGAGATCGCGAGGAAGGGCATAGACGACTAGTTAACGATTACTTTGCGAAAAATTGTGTCTACCAACCAAGCGATTTCAAAAGAAGATTTCGTTTGCGAAAAACTGTTTTTGAAAGGATCGCCAACGCTATGGAAGCAAG gtATGAATTTTTCCAAATGAAATATGATGCTAGAGACAAACAAGGCTTCACAGGGTTGCAAAAATGTGTTGCTGCAATTAAACTTATGGCAATGGGGGAGTCGCCCGATTCTATTGACGATTACATGAGAATGTCTGAGAAGACCGCACGAAAAAGTTTGTATTTATTG GCGTTTCGACACCCAATAGATCCAAGGGACAAATATTTCAAGAGACGACAAGAAGGAGCACGTAAGGACGTTGAACGTGCTTTTGGGGTTTTGAAATCAAAATGGCACATTGTTGAACATGCGGCGAGACCTTATGAGTTAGATACTCTACGATatatcatgtatgcatgtatcgTAATGCATAACATGGTTGTCGAAGATAAAGGACGCAATATTGCAACGTATTCTCCTACGGAACCAAGACATGTGCAATTTCAACCAGGGACATCAGAATATTTACATAGAGTGGTTGATATTCAAGATCAGCGAAAACACAAGCAACTCCGTGAAGACTTGGCGGATTACATCTATGTTGGTcacgaagatgaagatgaatag
- the LOC111878535 gene encoding ubiquitin-conjugating enzyme E2-23 kDa: MSSPTKRREMDLMKLMMSDYKVEMINDGMQEFYVHFHGPADSPYHGGVWKLRVELPDAYPYKSPSIGFVNKIYHPNVDEMSGSVCLDVINQTWSPMFDLVNVFEVFLPQLLLYPNASDPLNGEAAALLMRDKSSYEQRVKEYCEKYAKAEDMGGLPEEQSSDEELTEDEYDSGDDDMAAGPVDP, encoded by the exons ATGTCTTCTCCTACCAAACGCAGAGAGATGGACTTGATGAAGTT GATGATGAGTGATTACAAAGTGGAGATGATCAATGATGGGATGCAAGAGTTTTATGTGCATTTCCATGGACCTGCTGACA GTCCATACCATGGAGGTGTGTGGAAGCTACGAGTTGAACTTCCAGATGCTTATCCTTATAAATCTCCATCCATTGGCTTTGTTAACAAAATTTATCATCCAAATGTGGATGAAAT gtcTGGTTCAGTTTGCTTGGATGTGATTAATCAAACATGGAGCCCCATGTTCG ACTTGGTGAATGTGTTTGAGGTGTTCCTTCCGCAACTTTTGTTGTACCCAAATGCTTCTGATCCATTGAATGGAGAGGCTGCAGCTCTTCTGATGCGTGATAAATCTTCTTATGAACAACGAGTCAAAG AGTACTGCGAGAAGTATGCAAAGGCGGAAGATATGGGTGGTCTTCCGGAAGAGCAATCAAGCGATGAGGAGCTGACCGAAGATGAATACGACTCGGGAGATGATGACATGGCAGCGGGCCCCGTGGACCCGTAG